CGGGCAGGCGTGCGGCAGCCGCTGTTTTCCTGCTCAACCTCCTCGTGCTCGCGGTCATCGGTTACCTGTACGCGACGGGGAGTGCCGTCGCCATCGACAGTGTGCGTGCCATGACGTTCCGCACCGGCGTATGGATGATCCTGTTTCTTGGTCTGGCGTGGCTGGGTCGCGGGGGCCGCGCGGCGGGAACCTGACGAGCCGACGGCCGTTGAAAGAGCTACAATAGCCGCCCGGTCGCGTCCGGTTGCGCCCGGTCGGGTGTCACGATGCGGCGCGCGGGATGACCGCCGATCAAGTTTTTAACAGGTGCAGTATGAGCGGTCTGCCACAATGCCCAGAATGCGGTTCGGAATACACCTACGAGGATGGCCTCCTGTACATCTGTCCGGAATGCGCGCATGAATGGGCGCGGGACGCGGTGGCCGAAGGTGGCGAGCAGCAGCGCGTGGTCCGCGATGCCTACGGCAACGAACTCAGCGACGGCGACAGTGTCACGGTAATCAAGGATTTGAAGGTCAAGGGTTCGTCGTCGGTCGTCAAGGTCGGCACCAAGGTCAGGAACATCCGCCTGGTCGAGGGCGACCACGACATCGATTGCCGCATCGAGGGGATCGGTGCGATGCAGCTCAAGTCCGAGTTTGTGAAGAAGGCCTAGGAGCCTGTCGGCCAGGACCTGCCCATCGAAGCGACGCGCCTGACGCGACGGATTTCCAGGAGACCCCCAGTGACTGACTATGACGAACCGAGCGAAGAAGAGCGCTGGTGCAACGACTGCCGCGTGGCAGTGAGCGACTATCTGCGGCAGGCGCGGATCGACCACGGCAAGATCGGCGAATGGCCGGCCTGGCACGTGGCGCCGCACGTGTCGATGTGGGCCGTCGAAAGCCGGGAGACGCCCGGACTGGTTGGCTGGTGGGTGGTCGCCGGCGATCTGCCCACCGACTATGTCGATGCCGAAGGTGTACACCACCCGCGGCAGGCGCTCAAGGTCCTCGGCGCCCGCTGGCTCGAGGCCGCGCAGCACATGGAGGAGGGACGCCGGCATCCGTCGCTGCAGATCGGCAGCCCCGACGACTGGCCCCGCCTCGCGCCGCTGCTGAGGAGTCGCGCCGAGGTGCTGCTGCAGTGGGCGAACGACGGCAGTGTCTGGGAGCGTGCGTGACGTCAGACCGCGCCCGCGCCCGACCCGGGCCGCGGCATGGATGACCCACTCGAGTCCTGCCGATTTCTGCAGCAGGTGGTCGACTCGGTTGCCGAAAACATCGTGGTCGTCGATGCTGGTGGACACATCGTGTTCGTCAACCGCAGCTGGATCGACTTCGGCCGCAGCAATGGCTGTGTGGGCGACATCGACTGGCGTGGCCAGGATTACCTGGAGATCTGCGACCGCGCGGCGGCCATGGGCGAGGACTTCGGCAGGAAGGCAGCGGCAGGCATCCGCACAGTGATGGCCGGGGACGCCGACTCGTTCTATCTCGAATATCCCTGTCACAGTCCTGACGTGAAGCGCTGGTTCATGATGCGCACAACGCCGTTTGCGTTCGAGGGTGAGCCTTACTGCGTCCTCTCTCACCAGGACATCACCGAGCGCAAGCTCGCCGAGGAGGCGGTGCAGCGGTCGTCGCGCATCGATGCGCTCACCAAAGTCGCCAATCGTCGTGGGTTCGACGAATTTCTGGCCGGCGAATGGGGCCGCTGCGCGCGCCTGGGCGTGCCCGTCTCGTTGGCGCTCATCGACATCGACCACTTCAAGCTGCTCAACGACAGCTACGGCCATCAGGCCGGCGACGAGTGTCTGGAGCGGATCGGCGCGCTGCTCGAACGGTTCGCGCGGCGTCCCGGCGATCTCGGTGCGCGCTACGGCGGCGAGGAGTTCGCACTGGTCCTCGGCAATACGGCGGCCGGGGTGGCGCGCGCGATCATCGGCGCGCTGATGGAGGAGATCCGTGCCCTCGGCATCCCGAACACGCGGTCGCCGACCCATCCGACCGTGACCGTCAGCGTTGGGCTGGCGACCCAGCGACCCGGGCCGCAGAACAGCGCGGCAGACCTCGTCGGGGCGGCGGACGCGTTGCTCTACACGGCCAAGAAGGACGGCCGCGACCGCTTGGTCATGGATACGTGAGGCGAAAGCCCGTTGCGGAGCGGTCCCGGGTGGCGCCGGCGTCGATTGCGCGCTACCCCCTTTTCCCGCAGGAGAGATGCGATGACCGACGATGACAACATGGATATAGAGGTCGAAAAATCCTATCCGGCCGCCGCGGTGGCCGCCAAGCTGCGGCGGCTGGCAGACGCGCTGGAGGCGGGGCGGGGCTTCGGTATCCAGATCGCCGGACGGCGCATCCGGGTCCCGGCCGACGCCACCGTCGAGTTCGAATATCAGCGCGACGGGGACGGGGAGGAGGTGGAGATCGAGCTGAAGTGGCAGCGGCGCTAAGGCGGTACCCCCGCGGCCGCCCTTCTGTATCTCGCCGAAACTGTTTAAGATCTATAGTGTACAGGCAACCCTCCGACACAGCGGGGCGCTGCCGGCACATCGCCGCGCCGCAGCCCGGGCGCCCCGCATACAACAATTCGATTGATTGACGAGGAAGACCCGTGGAACAAAGGCCGAATATCATTTTGTCGTCGCAGGACCTGGACCGCCTGGAGGCGCTGCTGGATTCGATGCCGGCGACCGCCTTTGCCGGCAAGACCGAGCTGCGCACGGAACTCGACCGTGCCGAGGTGGTCGAGCCGCGGGAGGTGCCACCCGACGTGGTGACCATGAACAGTACGGTCCGCTTCGCCCTGGAATCGGGCGAGGAGTTCTGCCTGACCCTGGTATACCCCAAGGACATGGACGGCAGTGCCGAACGTATCTCGGTGCTGGCCCCGGTCGGCAGCGCCCTGCTGGGCCTGTCGACGGGTGCGTACATCGAGTGGCCCCGGCCGGGCGGCGGCCTGATGAAGGTACGGATCGTGGAGGTCATCTATCAGCCCGAACGCGCCGGTGAATTCCACCGCTGACATGGCATCCGGATCCGGTCCGTGAAACTCAAGCAGATCCTCGCCCTCGACTGGGACGCCATTGCCGGTGTCATCGCCGCGATCACGGCGATCGTGCTGCATATGTTGCACATCATCGATGCGTCGGTGATGGTCACCATCGCGGTGGTGATGATCGCACTGCTGTTCATCCGCGACCTGCGCCGCGAGCGTGCCATGGAACACGCCTACGCGACCATCGAAGAGAGTGGCCGCACCCTGCACCGTATCCAGGCCAAGCTGCAGCCGATGGACGCGCAACTGGTCGGGCCCGCCCAGCTGCGGGCGGCCAGCGAGCGGTTCGCTGCACACGCGCACGGCGAGATGACCTGGTTCCACGTCTGCCTGTCCATGTTCCGCCCCCAGCCGCTGTTCGACGTCTTGCTGCGCCCGGCCATCGAGAATCCACAGGTGACCGCCATCCAATTCATCCTCGACGCCAGCCAGCAGGGCCTGTGGGAGACCGAGGTGCTGGCGAAGGTCTCCGCCTGCAGTGGTCGTGACAAGCTACTTCCGCCGATCTGGACGACCATCGATGAATCCGTGTCGGTCATCATCGCCGACGGCGGCCCCGGCGGTCGTGCCGAGGGTCTGCTGAGCTTCTGGGGCGAGCCGTTCATGGCGCACTCGGCGGACCGCAAGGTGCCGCGCTACATCTTCCATGTGCAACCACATTCCGAACTCATGCCGCGGCTGACTGAGCTGGTGCGCAACTACCGCTTCGCGCGCTGACCGCGACCGGCCGGTGCCCGGCAGTCGGGCACGCCCGCCGACCATCGTCCTGGGTTCCCTCCACTTGGCCGCATCGGCGCCAGAAATACAGCGCCGGTCGACTTGTGAAGCCCTTCACAACTTCGTGTCCTTGCAGCGCCTAGAGTGGGGCGTCCACCGCCACCGAAAACCGTAGTGGCGGGAATCGCGCATCCATGGAGGACTAAGGATATGTTCGATCAGGTGAAGCAGAACGTCGGTAAATGGACCCGGGGCAGCGAGGAGCCGGAGACCACGGCTGCAGCCGCTGTCGAAGCCGCCCCGCGGCCACGCGCGACGCGCATGAGCAATGCCGAGCCGGCGACCATCGGGCCCTCGATCCGCATCAAGGGCGAGCTGACCGGTGAGGAGAACCTCGTCATCGAGGGCAGCGTCGAAGGGACCATTCATCTGGAGAAGAACGACCTCACCATTGGTACCAACGGCCGTATCAAGGCCGATATCCATGCCAAGGGCGTGGTCGTCGAGGGTGAGCTGCAGGGCGACATCGTCGGCACCGAGAAGGTGATCATCCGCCGCAGCGGCAACATGCGCGGAAACATCGTCGCGCCGCGCGTCACGCTCGAGGACGGCGCCATGTTCAAGGGCAGCATCGAAATGGAGCCGGGCCCGCAACGCCAGACGGGCGGCGACGCGAGTGTCGGCACGTTGCCCCGTGGTGCCACCGTCGCCGAGGTATCGGTGGCCCCCACCAAGACCGCCAAGTCCTGACACCGTGGTATCCCGATTCGCAAACCTGCTGCAGGCCGGGCGCGTACGACAGTGGACGAGTGCCGCCAGGGAACTCATTGGCACACGCAACGCACCGGTACCGGACACGCCCGCCGGTGAGCTGACCAACAGTCCCTTACTCGCCAGCCTGGTCGGGCAGTGCGCCGAGCGGCCGCGCTGTCATGTGCTCGACCTCGGTCCGGCGATCAGTTCCAATATCGCCTTCTTCCAGCAGCTGCACTGCAAGCTCGAGATCGCCGACTGCGGCGCGGAACTGCTGCGTCTGAGCCGGCGCGGCGAGGACGAACCCACACCTCTGGACGTGCAGCTGGCGCGCTTGGTGCCGGTGGACCCGGATGACCCCTACGATGCGATCCTGGCGTGGGATCTGCTCAACTACCTGGACAAGCCGCTGTTCGCGGCCCTGGCGGCGCATCTGGCGCCGGCGGTGACGGGCGACACCCAGTTGCACGCCTACATCGGTGCGCGCAAGACACTGGCCGCCGAGCCGGCGCAGTACCGGTTGCAGGACGAGGGTAAGGTCGAGGTACGGACACGCAGTGCGGTGACGCGCGCCTGTCCCTGCTATCACCAGATGGAGTTGCGCAATCTGCTACCGCAGTTCGGCGTAGCGCGCTCGACGCTGCTGCAGAACGGCATGCAGGAGTATCTGTTCAAGGGTCAGGGCCGCGGGCACCGCGCAGCCGCACGGCGGCGCTGAGGGGAATCAGTCGCTGGCTGGCGTGAAATGGCCGGCGAACGGGCCCGCGAGGGCCCGCCACAGACCGGGGTGGGTGGTCGTGGAGCCGGCGCCAGCGTACGGGGCCGCGTGGCCCCCGTGTCCGGCGCCGTCGTCCGGATCACTCGCCGGCGTTGCCCGACTTCGCATCGCCGCCGGCCCCGCACTTCATGCCGGACCGCTTAAGCTCGTCGCCGCTCAGCACGCCGTCGCCATCCGTGTCCATCTTCTGGAACATCTTCGCGTGGCCGGCGTTGAACTCCTCGAGGGTGACCTTGCCATCGCCATCCGTATCGAACTTGGCGGGGCCGCGCATGCCATCCTTGCCCATCTTTCCGCCGCACTTACTGTCCTTCATCTTGCCACCACATTTAGCTTCGGCGACGACGAGCGTGTGGCCGGTCGTCAGCTCGGTCTGCGCGAAGGGGTTACCGGCGGCGATGGCGCCACCGGCGAGCGATCCGACAAAGGCCGCGCCGAGGGCGATGATGAGGGGTTTGATTGTGGTCTTGTCTGACATGGTGATGCTCCTTGGTATTGGTGATCGGCGCGGAGAGTGGCCACCGACGCTTGTGGTACCCGCCGTACCCGGCGAGCTGCCTGTGAGGACATGGAGTGTGACATCCTCATCCCGGACAGGTTCCCGGAAGGATAGTGTAATAATCCTGAAAGGTTTACTCCAGCCACGGAAGACATTGAGATGAAACAGTGTGGTAACACTCCGGTTCATCACCCGGCGGGTGCGCAGGGCTGTTGTGTAAAGCATATGATCTCGCCCGTGTTTTCCCGTGTACTCCCGTGGCAAATACAGTTTTTGGGGTAATGCGGGGCCGGGGTGATCCTACTGCTGCAGTAGACGTTCCAGGCACTGGATATATTGCGCTTCGTCCGGCGGGATATTGTCGCGTTGACCGCGCCAGATCGCCTCCGCCAGGCAGTCCATCATTCGATGTTCCAGGTCATGGCCGTCGGGCCGGGCGCGGCGCAGCCGCTGTGTCAGGGCACGGATGCCCGCCGGCCGGTCGGTGGCGAGTTGTTCGTGCAGGGCCAGGTGCAGGCCCATGTGCAGGAAGGGATTGGTTTCGCCCAGTTCGGGCAGATAGTCCCTGTTCAGCGCGGCGTCCGGGTGCTCCAGCAGCGGCTGGTATTCGGGATGCAGCAGGATCACGTTGAAGACCTGGCGTTCCAGAGGCGTCAGTGCCTCGCCGGCCCGCTGCCGGTGCCAGACGTCGCAATAGAATTGCCGGAGCTGATCGCGGTCCTGCGGAAAGAGCATGGTTCGTATCCCTCAGCCCGACAGCGTCGTCTTGGCGCGGTAGTCGCACAGGTCCGCGATCGGACATTCCGGGCACCTGGGCTTGCGCGCCAGGCAGGTGTAGCGGCCGAGCAGGATCAGCCAGTGGTGGGCATCGCGCCGGAATTCGCCGGGGACGCACCTGAGCAGCTTCTTCTCCACCTCCAGCGGCGTCTTTCCGGGTGCCAGGCCGGTGCGGTTGGCGACGCGGAAGATGTGCGTGTCCACCGCGATGGTCGGCTCACCGAAGGCGGTATTGAGGATGACGTTGGCCGTCTTGCGACCCACGCCCGGCAGGGCCTCCAGCGCCGCCCGCTCGCGCGGTACCGCGCCGCCGTGTTGCTGCTCGAGGAGCGCACAGGTGGCCAGAATGTGCTTCGCCTTACTGTTGAACAACCCGATGGTCTTGATGTGTTCCTTCAGGCCTTCCTCGCCGAGCGCCAGGATGTCGCGGGGTCGCTGCGCGATCTTGAACAGCCCCGCCGTCGCCTTGTTCACACCCCTGTCCGTCGCCTGCGCCGACAATATCACCGCGATCAGCAACTGAAACACGTTGCCGTAGTGCAGTTCGGTCGTCGGATGCGGATTGGCAGCGCGCAGGCGCTCGAAGATCTTACGACGTTTGTCGGGGTTCATGGCAAAGACATTTAACCACGAAGGACACGAAGGAAACTGAATACAACAACGGGTGTTGTTGCGTGAGCCTGGTGTATGGCGGGCTCAACAGATTGTTTCATTCCAGTTCTTGTATTCCCTTCGTGTCCTTTGTGGTTGAAATTGACTCACCCCACCGCCGTCACCGGCTCCACCACGGTGATGCGCTGGGGGCGGCGCTGCAGGCGGCCGTCGATGACGTTCTTGAGGGCGATGATCAGGCCGAGGCCGATGAAGGCGCCGGGGGGGAGGACGGCGAGCAGGAAACCGCGGTAATCCTGGATGACGTGCAGCGTCCAGTCGCGCGCACCCGCACCGAACATCATGTGTGCCTGGGAGAGCAGGGTGCCCTGGCCGATGAGTTCGCGCAGGGCGCCCAGCACCACCAGGACCAGCAGGAAACCCATACCCATCATCAGGCCGTCGACCAGCGCACGGCCGGGGTCGTGCTTGGAGGCGAAGGCCTCGGCGCGGCCGATGATGTTGCAGTTGGTGACGATCAGCGGGATGAAGATACCCAGCACCAGATAGAGCTCGTGCAGATAGGCGTTCATGGCGAGTTCGATGACGGTCACCACCGCGGCGATGATCAGCACGAACACCGGGATGCGTACCTCGGGCCGCACCAGCCGGCGGATCAGCGATACCGTGACGTTCGAGGCGACCAGGGTCAGCGCGGTCGCCAGGCCGAGTCCCAGACCGTTGATCGTATTCGAGGTCACGGCGAGCAGCGGGCACAGGCCGAGCAGCTGCACCAGACCGGGATTGTTGGCCCACAGGCCATCCCGGACGATGCTGCCATAGGTCGGTTCGGTCATGGTGAGGCCTCCTCCGCAGTGTCTTGCGCTTCGGCAAACAGGGTCTGTCGATGACGGTCGAAGTATATCAGAGCCTTTTTGACGGCCTTCACCACCGCGCGTGGGGTGATGGTCGCGCCGGTGAACTGGTCGAAGACGCCGCCGTCCTTCTTCACCGCCCAGCCCTTTTCACCGGGGTCGCCGAGGGAACGGCCGTTGAATCCCAGGATCCAGTCGGACCGCGCGGCGTCGATGCCATCACCCAGACCGGGCGTCTCGCGATGGCCGGTGACGCGCACGCCGGCCAGGCGACCATCGGTCTCGATCGCCACCAACAGGCGGATCTCACCGTTGTACCCATCGGGCGCGACCGGCGCGAGGATCGCAGCCACCGGTTTGCCGTCCTTGCGGGCACGGTAGACGGTGACCGGCCGCGGCGTGCCCAGCAGGTCGGGATCGGTCACCTCGATGGTGTCGGCGAAGAGGTCGTTGTCGTGGCGCTCAGGCGGGACCAGCACGTGCAGATTGCGCAGCAGCACCTCGCGCTCGTTCTCGGCGATGCGTTCGTGGGTGTTGTCGAAGGTGAAGGCGACCATACCCGTGCCGATGGCGGCGAACAGGAACAGCAGCAGGGCTGTGACCAGGACATGGCGTACATTCACGGTCCGCCGCCCCGTCTCTTGCGCGTCTCGCCGAACACCCGCGGCTTGGTGTAGTAGTCGATGGTCGGCGTGGCCATGT
The Gammaproteobacteria bacterium genome window above contains:
- a CDS encoding alkylphosphonate utilization protein, yielding MSGLPQCPECGSEYTYEDGLLYICPECAHEWARDAVAEGGEQQRVVRDAYGNELSDGDSVTVIKDLKVKGSSSVVKVGTKVRNIRLVEGDHDIDCRIEGIGAMQLKSEFVKKA
- a CDS encoding DUF4826 family protein, translated to MTDYDEPSEEERWCNDCRVAVSDYLRQARIDHGKIGEWPAWHVAPHVSMWAVESRETPGLVGWWVVAGDLPTDYVDAEGVHHPRQALKVLGARWLEAAQHMEEGRRHPSLQIGSPDDWPRLAPLLRSRAEVLLQWANDGSVWERA
- a CDS encoding diguanylate cyclase, producing MDDPLESCRFLQQVVDSVAENIVVVDAGGHIVFVNRSWIDFGRSNGCVGDIDWRGQDYLEICDRAAAMGEDFGRKAAAGIRTVMAGDADSFYLEYPCHSPDVKRWFMMRTTPFAFEGEPYCVLSHQDITERKLAEEAVQRSSRIDALTKVANRRGFDEFLAGEWGRCARLGVPVSLALIDIDHFKLLNDSYGHQAGDECLERIGALLERFARRPGDLGARYGGEEFALVLGNTAAGVARAIIGALMEEIRALGIPNTRSPTHPTVTVSVGLATQRPGPQNSAADLVGAADALLYTAKKDGRDRLVMDT
- a CDS encoding amphi-Trp domain-containing protein, whose amino-acid sequence is MTDDDNMDIEVEKSYPAAAVAAKLRRLADALEAGRGFGIQIAGRRIRVPADATVEFEYQRDGDGEEVEIELKWQRR
- the rnk gene encoding nucleoside diphosphate kinase regulator, encoding MEQRPNIILSSQDLDRLEALLDSMPATAFAGKTELRTELDRAEVVEPREVPPDVVTMNSTVRFALESGEEFCLTLVYPKDMDGSAERISVLAPVGSALLGLSTGAYIEWPRPGGGLMKVRIVEVIYQPERAGEFHR
- a CDS encoding polymer-forming cytoskeletal protein; the encoded protein is MSNAEPATIGPSIRIKGELTGEENLVIEGSVEGTIHLEKNDLTIGTNGRIKADIHAKGVVVEGELQGDIVGTEKVIIRRSGNMRGNIVAPRVTLEDGAMFKGSIEMEPGPQRQTGGDASVGTLPRGATVAEVSVAPTKTAKS
- a CDS encoding EF-hand domain-containing protein; amino-acid sequence: MSDKTTIKPLIIALGAAFVGSLAGGAIAAGNPFAQTELTTGHTLVVAEAKCGGKMKDSKCGGKMGKDGMRGPAKFDTDGDGKVTLEEFNAGHAKMFQKMDTDGDGVLSGDELKRSGMKCGAGGDAKSGNAGE
- a CDS encoding DUF1841 family protein, whose protein sequence is MLFPQDRDQLRQFYCDVWHRQRAGEALTPLERQVFNVILLHPEYQPLLEHPDAALNRDYLPELGETNPFLHMGLHLALHEQLATDRPAGIRALTQRLRRARPDGHDLEHRMMDCLAEAIWRGQRDNIPPDEAQYIQCLERLLQQ
- the nth gene encoding endonuclease III, with translation MNPDKRRKIFERLRAANPHPTTELHYGNVFQLLIAVILSAQATDRGVNKATAGLFKIAQRPRDILALGEEGLKEHIKTIGLFNSKAKHILATCALLEQQHGGAVPRERAALEALPGVGRKTANVILNTAFGEPTIAVDTHIFRVANRTGLAPGKTPLEVEKKLLRCVPGEFRRDAHHWLILLGRYTCLARKPRCPECPIADLCDYRAKTTLSG
- a CDS encoding electron transport complex subunit E; its protein translation is MTEPTYGSIVRDGLWANNPGLVQLLGLCPLLAVTSNTINGLGLGLATALTLVASNVTVSLIRRLVRPEVRIPVFVLIIAAVVTVIELAMNAYLHELYLVLGIFIPLIVTNCNIIGRAEAFASKHDPGRALVDGLMMGMGFLLVLVVLGALRELIGQGTLLSQAHMMFGAGARDWTLHVIQDYRGFLLAVLPPGAFIGLGLIIALKNVIDGRLQRRPQRITVVEPVTAVG
- the rsxG gene encoding electron transport complex subunit RsxG is translated as MVAFTFDNTHERIAENEREVLLRNLHVLVPPERHDNDLFADTIEVTDPDLLGTPRPVTVYRARKDGKPVAAILAPVAPDGYNGEIRLLVAIETDGRLAGVRVTGHRETPGLGDGIDAARSDWILGFNGRSLGDPGEKGWAVKKDGGVFDQFTGATITPRAVVKAVKKALIYFDRHRQTLFAEAQDTAEEASP